GGCGGAACAAGGTTTGGCTATGGAAGTGGATGATCTTGTTTTTATTCAAGATTATTTTAAATCAATTGGGCGTGTGCCAACAGAAACGGAATTGAAAGTTTTGGATACCTACTGGTCTGACCACTGCCGTCACACGACTTTTGAGACAGAATTGAAAAATATTAACTTTTCAGCTTCTAAGTTCCAAAAACAATTGCAGGCAACTTACGATAAATATATTGCCCTGCGTGACGAATTGGGACGTTCTGAAAAGCCACAGACGCTTATGGATATGGCGACAATCTTTGGTCGTTATGAGCGTGCTAACGGTCGTTTGAACGACATGGAAGTGTCGGACGAAATCAATGCCTGCTCGGTTGAAATTGAGGTAGATGTAGATGGCATCAAAGAACCTTGGCTGCTCATGTTCAAAAATGAAACCCACAATCACCCAACGGAAATTGAGCCTTTCGGTGGAGCTGCAACTTGTATTGGTGGTGCTATTCGTGACCCATTGTCAGGTCGTTCTTATGTTTACCAAGCTATGCGTATATCAGGTGCAGGTGATATTACCGCACCAATAGCAGAAACACGCTCTGGTAAATTGCCACAACAAGTCATCTCTAAAACGGCGGCGCACGGCTATTCGTCATACGGGAACCAAATAGGACTTGCGACTACCTATGTCAAAGAGTACTTCCATCCAGGCTTCGTTGCTAAGCGTATGGAGCTAGGTGCTGTTGTCGGTGCAGCACCAAAAGAAAATGTCGTGCGTGAAAAACCAGAAGCTGGTGATGTGGTCATCCTTCTTGGTGGAAAAACAGGACGTGACGGTGTCGGTGGTGCTACAGGCTCATCTAAGGTTCAAACGGTTGAATCGGTTGAGACAGCAGGTGCCGAAGTGCAAAAAGGGAATGCTATTGAAGAACGTAAGATTCAACGTCTTTTCCGCAATGGCAATGTCACTCGTCTCATCAAGAAATCAAATGACTTTGGTGCTGGCGGCGTCTGTGTGGCTATTGGTGAATTGGCAGATGGTCTTGAAATTGACTTGGACAAAGTGCCACTAAAATACCAAGGTCTTAACGGTACCGAAATTGCCATTTCTGAGTCACAAGAACGCATGGCTGTTGTTGTTCGTCCAAGTGATGTGGACGCCTTTATTGCAGCATGTCATAAAGAGAACATTGATGCAGTTGTTGTCGCGACTGTTACTGAAAAACCAAACCTTGTCATGACTTGGAATGGTGAAACCATCGTTGACTTGGAACGTGCTTTCCTTGATACTAACGGTGTGCGTGTGGTTGTTGATGCAAACGTTGTGGATAAGGATGTTGCCCTTCCTGAGGTGCGTACAACATCAGCAGCAACACTTGAAGCAGACACAGTGAAAGTTCTGTCTGATCTTAACCACGCTAGTCAAAAAGGGTTGCAAACTATCTTTGACAGCTCGGTTGGGCGTTCAACAGTTAATCATCCAATCGGCGGTCGTTATCAAATTACGCCTACTGAAAGTTCTGTGCAAAAATTGCCAGTACAAAATGGTGTCACAATGACAGCTTCTGTCATGGCACAGGGATTCAATCCTTATATTGCGGAGTGGTCACCTTATCATGGTGCAGCTTACGCTGTTATTGAAGCAACAGCTCGCTTGGTAGCAACAGGTGCTGATTGGTCTCGTGCGCGTTTCTCTTACCAAGAATACTTTGAACGCATGGATAAACAAGCGGATCGCTTTGGTCAGCCAGTAGCTGCTCTGCTTGGTTCGATCGAGGCACAAATCCAACTTGGTTTGCCATCAATCGGTGGTAAGGACTCCATGTCAGGGACCTTTGAAGAATTGACGGTACCGCCAACCTTGGTTGCCTTTGGTGTGACAACAGTAGATAGTCGTCAGGTTCTTTCACCAGAATTCAAGACTGTTGGTGAGAACATTTACTACATCTCAGGACAGGCTATTTCAGAAGACATTGATTTTGATTATATCAAGGCTAACTTTGCACAATTTGAAGCCATTCAAGCTAAGCATAAAGTAACAGCAGCTTCAGCTATTAAATACGGCGGTGTTCTTGAAAGCCTAGCACTCATGAGCTTTGGTAATCATATTGGTGCTTCTGTAGAATTGACAGAGCTTGACAGCAGCTTGACAGCGCAGCTTGGTGGTTTTGTCTTTACATCTGATGAAGCCATTGCTGACGCAGTGAAAATTGGTCAAACTGTGGCAGACTTTACAGTAACTGTCAATGGTGTCAACCTGTCTGCTGCGAAATTACTTGCAGCTTTTGAGGGCAGGTTAGAGGAGGTTTACCCAACCGAATTTGAACAGTCAACAGCTCTTGAAGAAATACCTGCTGTGGTATCTGATGCTGTTATTAAAGCTAAAGAAAGAATTGCACAGCCTCTGGTTTATATCCCAGTTTTCCCTGGTTCCAATTCAGAGTACGATTCAGCTAAGGCCTTTGAACAAGCTGGTGCCAAAGTCAACTCAGTGCCATTTGTGACTCTTAATGAAGCAGCGATTGAGGCTTCTGTTGACACCATGGTTGACAACATTGTTAAAGCCAATATTATCTTCTTTGTCGGCGGCTTCTCAGCGGCAGATGAGCCAGACGGTTCGGCTAAGTTTATCGTCAATATCTTACTTAATGAAAAAGTTCGCTCTGCTATTGACAGCTTCATTGAAAGGGGTGGCCTCATCATCGGTATCTGTAATGGGTTTCAAGCTCTTGTCAAATCCGGTCTTCTGCCTTATGGTGACTTTGAAGAAGTTGGTGAGACAAGCCCAACCCTCTTCTACAATGATGCCAATCAGCACGTGGCTAAGATGGTGGAAACCCGTATCACTAATACTAACTCTCCATGGTTGGCAGGTGTTAAGATCGGTGATATCCATGCGATTCCAGTCTCTCACGGTGAAGGGAAATTTGTCGTGACAGCTGAAGAATTTGCGGAACTGCGTGACAATGGTCAAATCTGGAGCCAATACGTGGACTTTGATGGTAAGCCTTCTATGGATTCTAAATACAATCCAAACGGTTCGCTCAACGCTATCGAAGGGATTACGAGCAAGAACGGTCAAATCATTGGTAAGATGGGACACTCGGAACGCTATGAAAATGGGCTCTTTCAAAACATCCCAGGTAACAAAGACCAAGGCCTATTTGAAAGTGCAGTGAAATACTTTACTGGGAAATAGCCTATTTAATAGAAGGGATATTATGAAACAGTATGTTGCAAGGCTAGAAAAAGATTTTTCACTCATAGAACACGGATTTAAAGAGGAAGAACAAAGAGCCTTAACTGATTATAAATCCAACGATGGTGAGTATATCAAGAAATTAGCATTTTTAGCTTATCAATCTGATGTTTACCAAGTAAGAATGTACGCTGTATTCCTTTTCGGATACTTATCAAAAGATAAAGAAATTTTAATATTCATGAGAGATGAAGTTTCTAAAGATAATAACTGGAGAGTTCAAGAAGTGTTAGCAAAGGCGTTTGATGAATTTTGTAAGAAAATAGGATATAAAAAAGCACTTCCAATTATTGATGAATGGTTAAAAAGTAGCAATCTCCATACGAGGAGAGCTGCTACAGAAGGGTTAAGAATATGGACAAATAGACCATACTTTAAAGAGAACCCTAATGAAGCTATCAGAAGAATAGCTGACTTAAAAGAGGATGTAAGCGAATATGTTAGAAAATCAGTAGGGAATGCTTTAAGAGACATTAGCAAAAAATTTCCAGATTTAGTTAAAATTGAGTTGAAAAATTGGAAATTAGAAAGTAAAGAAATTAACCAAGTTTATAAATTGGCAAGTAAATTTATTGATGCCTAGAATTTAAGTACAAAAGGTATATAAAATGACATACGAAGTAAAATCTCTCAACGAAGAATGTGGGGTCTTCGGTATCTGGGGACATCCTCAAGCAGCTCAAGTCACTTATTTTGGACTGCATAGTCTGCAACACCGTGGTCAAGAAGGTGCTGGCATTCTGACAAATGATGCTGGCAAATTGATACGACATCGTGATACAGGATTAATTTCAGAAGTTTTCAAAAATCCAGCTAATTTGGAAAAATTAACAGGTCAGGCTGCTATTGGGCATGTCCGTTATGCAACGGCTGGAGAAGCCTCCATTGATAATATCCAGCCTTTCCATTTTAAGTTTTACGATATGGAATTTGGTCTGGCACATAACGGTAACCTGACTAATACGAAAACTCTGAAGAAAGAATTAGAACATAACGGCGCTATCTTCTCTTCTTCATCTGATACGGAAATTCTGGCTCATCTTATTCGCCGCAGCCATAATCCAAGCTTTATGGGCAAGGTTAAGGAAGCGCTCAATACGGTCAAAGGTGGTTTTGCCTATCTTCTGATGATGGAAGATAAGCTGATTGCAGCTCTTGATCCAAACGGTTTTCGTCCGCTTTCTATTGGTAAAATGGCAAATGGTGCCATCGTTGTTTCCAGTGAAACCTGTGCCTTTGAAGTGGTGGGTGCCGAGTGGATTCGTGATGTCAAGCCGGGTGAAGTGGTTATCATTGATAACAGTGGTATCCAGTACGACACTTACACGACAGATACGCAGCTGGCTATTTGTTCAATGGAATACATCTACTTTGCCCGTCCTGACTCAAATATTCACGGGGTCAATGTCCACACTGCTCGTAAACGTATGGGAGCACAGTTGGCGCGTGAGTTCAAACATGAGGCAGACATTGTGGTCGGTGTACCTAATTCCTCACTCAGCGCAGCTATGGGCTTCGCCGAAGAATCAGGACTGCCAAATGAAATGGGGCTCATCAAAAATCAATACACCCAACGAACCTTTATCCAGCCGACGCAGGAACTGCGTGAGCAAGGGGTTCGCATGAAACTTTCTGCCGTATCTGGAGTGGTTAAAGGCAAACGTGTCGTCATG
This region of Streptococcus mutans genomic DNA includes:
- a CDS encoding phosphoribosylformylglycinamidine synthase, with the translated sequence MDRRIFVEKKANFSIKSESLVKELTHNLQLTSLKILRIVQVYDIFNLEESLFARAQKHVFSEQVTDTILDEATVQADLNSHAFFAIEALPGQFDQRAASSQEALLLLGSDSNVTVNTAQLYLVNKDIDAYELEAVKHYLLNPVDSRFKDITLPIRPQEFSNSDKTIPNLDFFKTYTAEDFAAYKAEQGLAMEVDDLVFIQDYFKSIGRVPTETELKVLDTYWSDHCRHTTFETELKNINFSASKFQKQLQATYDKYIALRDELGRSEKPQTLMDMATIFGRYERANGRLNDMEVSDEINACSVEIEVDVDGIKEPWLLMFKNETHNHPTEIEPFGGAATCIGGAIRDPLSGRSYVYQAMRISGAGDITAPIAETRSGKLPQQVISKTAAHGYSSYGNQIGLATTYVKEYFHPGFVAKRMELGAVVGAAPKENVVREKPEAGDVVILLGGKTGRDGVGGATGSSKVQTVESVETAGAEVQKGNAIEERKIQRLFRNGNVTRLIKKSNDFGAGGVCVAIGELADGLEIDLDKVPLKYQGLNGTEIAISESQERMAVVVRPSDVDAFIAACHKENIDAVVVATVTEKPNLVMTWNGETIVDLERAFLDTNGVRVVVDANVVDKDVALPEVRTTSAATLEADTVKVLSDLNHASQKGLQTIFDSSVGRSTVNHPIGGRYQITPTESSVQKLPVQNGVTMTASVMAQGFNPYIAEWSPYHGAAYAVIEATARLVATGADWSRARFSYQEYFERMDKQADRFGQPVAALLGSIEAQIQLGLPSIGGKDSMSGTFEELTVPPTLVAFGVTTVDSRQVLSPEFKTVGENIYYISGQAISEDIDFDYIKANFAQFEAIQAKHKVTAASAIKYGGVLESLALMSFGNHIGASVELTELDSSLTAQLGGFVFTSDEAIADAVKIGQTVADFTVTVNGVNLSAAKLLAAFEGRLEEVYPTEFEQSTALEEIPAVVSDAVIKAKERIAQPLVYIPVFPGSNSEYDSAKAFEQAGAKVNSVPFVTLNEAAIEASVDTMVDNIVKANIIFFVGGFSAADEPDGSAKFIVNILLNEKVRSAIDSFIERGGLIIGICNGFQALVKSGLLPYGDFEEVGETSPTLFYNDANQHVAKMVETRITNTNSPWLAGVKIGDIHAIPVSHGEGKFVVTAEEFAELRDNGQIWSQYVDFDGKPSMDSKYNPNGSLNAIEGITSKNGQIIGKMGHSERYENGLFQNIPGNKDQGLFESAVKYFTGK
- a CDS encoding DNA alkylation repair protein, translated to MKQYVARLEKDFSLIEHGFKEEEQRALTDYKSNDGEYIKKLAFLAYQSDVYQVRMYAVFLFGYLSKDKEILIFMRDEVSKDNNWRVQEVLAKAFDEFCKKIGYKKALPIIDEWLKSSNLHTRRAATEGLRIWTNRPYFKENPNEAIRRIADLKEDVSEYVRKSVGNALRDISKKFPDLVKIELKNWKLESKEINQVYKLASKFIDA
- the purF gene encoding amidophosphoribosyltransferase codes for the protein MTYEVKSLNEECGVFGIWGHPQAAQVTYFGLHSLQHRGQEGAGILTNDAGKLIRHRDTGLISEVFKNPANLEKLTGQAAIGHVRYATAGEASIDNIQPFHFKFYDMEFGLAHNGNLTNTKTLKKELEHNGAIFSSSSDTEILAHLIRRSHNPSFMGKVKEALNTVKGGFAYLLMMEDKLIAALDPNGFRPLSIGKMANGAIVVSSETCAFEVVGAEWIRDVKPGEVVIIDNSGIQYDTYTTDTQLAICSMEYIYFARPDSNIHGVNVHTARKRMGAQLAREFKHEADIVVGVPNSSLSAAMGFAEESGLPNEMGLIKNQYTQRTFIQPTQELREQGVRMKLSAVSGVVKGKRVVMIDDSIVRGTTSRRIVQLLKEAGATEVHVAIGSPALAYPCFYGIDIQTRRELIAANHSVEETRQIIGADSLTYLSIDGLIDSIGLETDAPNGGLCVAYFDGKYPTPLYDYEEEYRRSLDEKVSFY